Genomic segment of Photobacterium profundum SS9:
ATAAGTAATAAAGTATAAAAAATCCGACATAGCGTCGGATTTTGTGGGGTTTTAAATAACCTTCATATATCTTTTTATTAAGGCGTTTTACTGACGAACGCCTTCAACATGTAGCTCTAAATCGGCATAGCTTGATTCACCCATAATTGGTACGCCAAAGTCTTCAAGTTCTATACGGGTTGTACCTGCAAAGCCAGCACGGTAACCACCCCATGGATCTTCACCTTCACCAATAAATTGTGCATCGATAGTAATTGGCTTAGTTTCACCGTGTAGGGTTAAATCACCTGTAATAGCGAGTTCACCATTACCTTTGTCAGTCACTTTAGTACTTGTAAAAGAGGCTGTTGCGTATTTTTTAACATCTAAAAAGTCATCGCTACGAACGTGCTTGTCACGTTCTGCATGGTTAGTATCAAAACTGGTTGTATCAACATTTATCGATACTTTTGATGCCGCGATATCTTTAGGATCATAGCTAAAAGTACCGTCAAAAGTATTAAAACGTCCTTTAATGTAGCTATAACCAAGGTGTTTAATTTTAATGTTAATTGATGCGTGTGCACCCTGAGTATCGATCACGTAATCTGCTGCTGACGCAATACTTGGCATTGTCATTGCGGTAAATAAGCCTAAGGCTAATAGCTGTTTTTTCATTTTTCTTTAACTCCCAACATTTTGGTTAATGTATTATCTTTATTAATAAAGTGATGCTT
This window contains:
- a CDS encoding YceI family protein → MKKQLLALGLFTAMTMPSIASAADYVIDTQGAHASINIKIKHLGYSYIKGRFNTFDGTFSYDPKDIAASKVSINVDTTSFDTNHAERDKHVRSDDFLDVKKYATASFTSTKVTDKGNGELAITGDLTLHGETKPITIDAQFIGEGEDPWGGYRAGFAGTTRIELEDFGVPIMGESSYADLELHVEGVRQ